A genomic segment from Solwaraspora sp. WMMD406 encodes:
- a CDS encoding cytochrome ubiquinol oxidase subunit I: MDALDIARWQFGVTTVYHFLFVPLTIGLSLLVAILQTAWHRTGDDRYLKLTKFYGKLFLINFAMGIVTGIVQEFQFGMNWSDYSRFVGDIFGVPLAIEALLAFFLESTFLGLWIFGWGRLPKALHLATIWLASFGSIISAWFILAANSWMQNPVGYRINPDTGRAELTDFIAVLTNKVTLITFPHTLAGCFMVAGALILAVALWHLIRHPDGPDTAAFRTATKLGAWTTIVATAAVIGTGDIQGKIMTQVQPMKMAAAEALYTTESPASFSVVTVGTLDGSREIWAFKIPYLLSWLATGDPTGEVHGITDLQAQYAAQYGPGSYTPIIPVTYWSFRFMIGFGLAAAAIALWALWTTRRGRTPTGRWLLRAGLILPVLPLLANSFGWIFTEMGRQPWIVFGEMLTRDGVSRSVSLTEVLTSFTAFTLIYATLAAIEVKLLIRYAKAGLPDTTPQPPPDDRDDTDANSARPLAATH, encoded by the coding sequence CAAACTCACCAAATTCTACGGAAAACTATTCCTCATCAACTTCGCCATGGGCATCGTCACCGGCATCGTGCAGGAATTCCAATTCGGCATGAACTGGAGCGACTACTCCCGCTTCGTCGGCGACATCTTCGGCGTACCCCTCGCCATCGAAGCCCTCCTCGCCTTCTTCCTCGAATCCACCTTCCTCGGACTCTGGATATTCGGCTGGGGGAGACTCCCCAAAGCACTCCACCTCGCCACCATCTGGCTCGCCTCGTTCGGCAGCATCATCAGCGCCTGGTTCATCCTCGCCGCCAACTCCTGGATGCAGAACCCCGTCGGCTACCGCATCAACCCCGACACCGGCCGCGCCGAACTCACCGACTTCATCGCCGTCCTCACCAACAAAGTCACCCTCATCACCTTCCCCCACACCCTCGCCGGCTGCTTCATGGTCGCCGGCGCCCTCATCCTCGCCGTCGCGCTCTGGCACCTCATCCGCCACCCCGACGGCCCCGACACCGCGGCCTTCCGCACCGCCACCAAACTCGGCGCCTGGACCACCATCGTCGCCACCGCCGCCGTCATCGGCACCGGCGACATCCAAGGCAAAATCATGACCCAGGTCCAACCCATGAAAATGGCCGCCGCCGAAGCCCTCTACACCACCGAAAGCCCCGCCTCGTTCTCCGTCGTCACCGTCGGCACCCTCGACGGCAGCCGCGAAATCTGGGCCTTCAAAATCCCGTACCTGCTCTCCTGGCTGGCCACCGGCGACCCCACCGGCGAAGTCCACGGCATCACCGACCTCCAAGCCCAATACGCCGCCCAGTACGGACCCGGCAGCTACACCCCGATCATCCCCGTCACCTACTGGAGCTTCCGCTTCATGATCGGATTCGGCCTCGCCGCCGCCGCCATCGCCCTCTGGGCCCTGTGGACCACCCGCCGCGGCCGCACCCCCACCGGCCGCTGGCTGCTGCGCGCCGGCCTCATCCTGCCCGTCCTGCCACTGCTGGCCAACAGCTTCGGCTGGATCTTCACCGAAATGGGCCGCCAACCCTGGATCGTCTTCGGTGAAATGCTCACCCGCGACGGCGTCAGCCGCAGCGTCTCCCTCACCGAAGTCCTCACCAGCTTCACCGCCTTCACCCTCATCTACGCCACCCTCGCCGCCATCGAAGTCAAACTCCTCATCCGCTACGCCAAAGCCGGCCTCCCCGACACCACACCCCAGCCCCCACCAGACGACCGCGACGACACCGACGCCAACTCAGCCCGGCCCCTCGCCGCCACCCACTGA
- a CDS encoding patatin-like phospholipase family protein, protein MSALAWAAVCSRDGRRARARIGRYAVAAATMPEAARRPVFEAALPASAWPDRPLWVTAVDAVTGEFVVFDGGPVDGGPVDLVDAVGASCAVPGVWPPVTIGGRRFMDGGMRSAANADLAAGFSSVVVLAPITWGLGWLPPVSRQVAGLCSGAVAVVTPDRSARRVIGRRLLDPARRPGAARAGRRQGLAVADVVRRVWKAAGRSSG, encoded by the coding sequence GTGTCGGCGCTGGCGTGGGCGGCGGTGTGCAGCCGGGACGGGCGGCGGGCGCGGGCCCGGATCGGCCGCTACGCGGTGGCGGCGGCGACGATGCCGGAGGCGGCGCGGCGACCGGTGTTCGAGGCGGCGTTGCCGGCGTCGGCGTGGCCGGATCGTCCGTTGTGGGTGACGGCGGTGGACGCGGTGACCGGCGAGTTCGTGGTGTTCGACGGTGGTCCGGTGGATGGCGGCCCGGTGGACCTGGTGGACGCGGTGGGGGCGAGTTGCGCGGTGCCCGGTGTGTGGCCGCCGGTGACGATCGGTGGTCGGCGGTTCATGGACGGCGGGATGCGGTCGGCGGCGAACGCGGATCTGGCGGCCGGGTTCTCGTCGGTGGTGGTGCTGGCGCCGATCACGTGGGGCCTGGGGTGGTTGCCGCCGGTGTCGCGGCAGGTGGCGGGGTTGTGCTCGGGTGCGGTGGCGGTGGTGACGCCGGATCGGTCAGCGCGGCGGGTGATCGGGCGTCGGTTGCTGGATCCGGCGCGGCGGCCGGGTGCGGCGCGGGCCGGTCGTCGGCAGGGTCTGGCGGTGGCCGACGTGGTGCGGCGGGTGTGGAAGGCTGCGGGCCGGTCGTCGGGCTGA
- the cydB gene encoding cytochrome d ubiquinol oxidase subunit II produces the protein MELTTVWFGLIAVLFTGYFILEGFDFGVGVLARLIGRTEPERRAAIATIGPVWDGNEVWLLTAGGAMFAAFPEWYATLFSGFYLPLLLILVALILRGVAFEYRDKRDEPHWRNRWDNAIFIGSLLPAILWGVAFANIVRGVPLDADHEYTGTLLTLLNPYALLGGTTTTALFVTHGAVFLALKTTGDIRGRANTVAGWTGIGAAALAVAFLTWTLTIRANPTAVGLAVAAALALVAALAANRVRREGWAFTGTATAIGLAVAALFTALFPTVLPSTSDPAGTLTTTNAASTTYTLTIMTWVAALLTPVVLLYQGWTYWVFRRRVSVTDLPTH, from the coding sequence GTGGAACTCACCACCGTCTGGTTCGGGCTCATCGCCGTCCTGTTCACCGGCTACTTCATCCTCGAAGGCTTCGACTTCGGCGTCGGCGTCCTCGCCCGCCTCATCGGCCGCACCGAACCCGAACGCCGCGCCGCCATCGCCACCATCGGCCCCGTCTGGGACGGCAACGAAGTCTGGCTCCTCACCGCCGGCGGCGCCATGTTCGCCGCCTTCCCCGAGTGGTACGCCACCCTCTTCTCCGGCTTCTACCTGCCCCTGCTGCTCATCCTCGTCGCCCTCATCCTGCGCGGCGTCGCCTTCGAATACCGCGACAAACGAGACGAACCCCACTGGCGCAACCGCTGGGACAACGCCATCTTCATCGGCTCACTGCTGCCCGCCATCCTCTGGGGCGTCGCCTTCGCCAACATCGTGCGCGGCGTACCCCTCGACGCCGACCACGAATACACCGGCACCCTGCTCACCCTGCTCAACCCGTACGCCCTGCTCGGCGGCACCACCACCACCGCCCTGTTCGTCACCCACGGCGCCGTGTTCCTCGCCCTCAAAACCACCGGCGACATCCGCGGCCGCGCCAACACCGTCGCCGGCTGGACCGGCATCGGCGCCGCCGCCCTCGCCGTCGCGTTCCTCACCTGGACCCTCACCATCCGCGCCAACCCCACCGCCGTCGGCCTCGCCGTCGCCGCCGCACTCGCCCTCGTCGCCGCCCTGGCCGCCAACCGGGTACGCCGCGAAGGCTGGGCCTTCACCGGCACCGCCACCGCCATCGGCCTCGCCGTCGCCGCCCTGTTCACCGCCCTGTTCCCGACCGTCCTACCCTCCACCAGCGACCCCGCCGGCACCCTCACCACCACCAACGCGGCCTCCACCACCTACACCCTCACGATCATGACCTGGGTCGCCGCCCTGCTCACCCCCGTCGTCCTGCTCTACCAGGGCTGGACCTACTGGGTCTTCCGCCGCCGCGTCAGCGTCACCGACCTCCCCACCCACTGA